In the Vitis vinifera cultivar Pinot Noir 40024 chromosome 2, ASM3070453v1 genome, one interval contains:
- the LOC104882203 gene encoding uncharacterized protein LOC104882203 isoform X1: MSNVGIKRPCECTIAHDISLENVSRMHELSEAFHAISLRHTCLLSILEQFSKLSSRAGMDTLKRHLPISGPEGLNELRKIVERFEEKIYSTATSQMLTMETKSFNATTNSLPSNSAGHNKKSPNDKKSPARKKALRSS, translated from the exons ATGAGCAATGTTG GGATAAAGCGTCCCTGTGAGTGTACCATTGCCCAT gatATATCACTGGAAAATGTTTCAAGAATGCATGAGCTTTCAGAAGCCTTCCATGCTATTTCCTTAAGACACACATGCCTCTTGTCTATCTTGGAGCAGTTTAGTAAACTGAGTTCTAGGGCCGG CATGGACACATTGAAGAGACATCTTCCTATTTCTGGACCAGAGGGACTTAATGAGCtaaggaaaattgttgaaaggtTTGAGGAAAAGATTTATTCTACTGCCACAAGCCAG ATGTTGACAATGGAAACAAAATCTTTTAATGCTACAACCAATTCTCTGCCATCCAACTCTGCTGGTCACAACAAAAAATCCCCTAATGACAAGAAATCCCCTGCTAGGAAAAAGGCCCTCAGATCCAG